One Odontesthes bonariensis isolate fOdoBon6 chromosome 12, fOdoBon6.hap1, whole genome shotgun sequence genomic window, TGTTCCCACTCCTAAAGATAAAAGTGGAGCCCCACCTGTGCGCAGTATCCACCATGACATGGTCACAGTCGGGACGCCCCTCAGTGCTCATAGGCAGGTTAGTATGCAGTTATTTAGGGTCCCTGATAACAGCCAGGTTGTGTGTATGTTCACAGTAAAAAGTTTAATGCGGTTTTCTGTAGATTGTGATTCACATTGTTATGATGAGTATCTGCCTTCATGTGGCTTCGGGAACAGATGCAGCCAGGTAGATGGATTGTAGATTAGTGGTTCCTGAATAAGAATTAATGAGGGTTAGATTTAAATAGAGGTaatgaggctcagtgaggagcAGATGACAGATTTAGTGTGAAGGCAGAGTGAACTTTGGAAACCACTGACACGTTATTTCATTCTAAAATAAGAAGCTTTGTGTGTGAAGGAGTCTAACTTGATGATAAAGGATTGTGATAAAGGCAAGAAAAGTCTGAACATTTTAAGAATGTCTCCCTCTGCTTGTTACCATCTCTTTTCAGTCTTTTCCAGTCATGCACACCCCCCTCTCTGCACACCAGGCGTCAACTCCAGGAACAGGTACACACGGATACCATCAGGCTGTCAGGGTCATGAACTTCCACTTCATGATTAATTCTCATACATTTTTGTGATCATGTTATGCCATTAGTTGTAGTTTAGCACCCATGACTACCACCCTTTTACTGCAAAAGCAGCTCCGTTATGTTTGGCTTTGCGGTTAAATCCCTGATGTTAATGTTGTACCAAAGGCAGCTGATGGAACCTTAAAAGTTAAACCTGAGCAGAAGAAGAGTTGGCAAATTTGGAAATTGTGATGGAAATATGACATCTGAATGAAAACCCTTCTAATACTCTAAAACTTCCAgacttttatcagttcccagagtcagaaccagacatggagaagctgcgttcagcttctatgctccacatgtctggaacaaactcccagaaagcctcagatcatctgaaacactcagtgtatttaagtccaggctgaagacacacctattttcagctgcatttgaataaagctccaaatctgaagctcgagtttcaaaacttaatcacattttaactactgatttgatctattgttgttatttctttcttttttgtttaaatttaaatcgtgctttttatttctactgttttaatgtatctgtaaagcactttgaatcaccttgttgttgaattgtgctgtacaaataaacttgccttgcctaatggCTATGGAGACTGATAGTGAATCACTCCTCttgtctgcctgtctgttctCCAGGTGTGCAGCAGCTGTGTATGTCTCCAGCTCAGGTGGATCCCTTCTACAGTCAAGGAGAGTCTCTGTCATCTGAAGACCAGCTCGACCAGACCTGGGTCACCGTGTTTGGGTATTTATGCTGCTCGATGGATGCTGGACATCACCCTTCTGTTAGATATGCTGCTTATACATGGACTGcgtttgtggtttttttttcagttttcctcCAGCCTCTGCTTCCTACATCCTGCTGCAGTTCGCTCAGTATGGAAACATCCTCAAACACAAGGTGACAAACGCACAACTGTCTAAGATTCAGGGTAAATCAGGCAAGTTAAGTGCGCTGAAATGTGTCGCACCACTACAACGGTGTCGGTCCTGCCACTGTGAGCCCAGAGTAAATAAAAAGTCAACTTAAGCTGTTTTAACTCGAAAAACATTTctatggggggggggttctgttttttgttttttatttgtttcttggAGCATAACTGCTGTGAAAAGACCAGAGATTAACATTTTATTGCTCTGATTCATCTACTTTCTTGTCACAATTTGAGCTCTGTGTGAGCTTCCTTTTGTCTGGAGCTCCTAAAATGAACGTCTGACTTTAATCTTGTGTTCAGAAATGGTAACAACTATTCCTACAGCTGAAGTTTCTCCCCCAGAACACAGTTTAGTCTCTGGTTCCTGAAAAAGATTCCTATACTTGCCTCTATGTTATGCCTGTTACCAGAAAACCCAGACCATACGGGACAATAAAGGAGGCTGGTATTTGATTCACAGCAGTAAAGCAACAGCTTTGGATGATAGATTATATTTAAGGCCCCTAAATTGAGGATGATGGACATCTTAAACTTGGCATAgagcagtatttttttttttttaatccaagaGCAgaataattagatttttttcttatagTTCTTCGTTTTTGTTACGTACTGCAACTTTAACACCAACAGTCATGGTTTTTGATGCCTTGGTCTCTCTGGTCCTGCTGATCACGCGCATCCATTTATGGCCACGTTTTACCGTCCTCCTCTCTGCCACAAAGCAAAGATTGTTTTTAACTGCTGTCATGAGTGTGAGTTCAGTGGCATCTGTAGTCAGCAGATTTGAATCCAATAAAACACCTACGGTTTGTGGTATCACAGGAGGTTAGTAACGTACATGTGCGGAAAGATCTGCTGCTGTTCCTGCTAATAAAGGGCTCAGTGAGTGTGTCTGAAGAATTCAAAGCTTGGAGCTGTTTCAGGGGTACTGCGGTGAACTAAAAAGTAGATTTTCTTACAGATGGCGTCTCCTGGCAACTGGATGCACCTTCAGTATCAGTCCAGACTTCAGGCCCGGAAAGCTTTGTccaaagatggaaaggtgttcGGCGACTCCATCATGGTGGGAGTCAAACCCTGTATAGATAAGGTCGGTACCTGTTTGACCTCCCTGTGGTGGGTCGTCTCTGTCGCCTGGGTGGCCGTTCACATCCCATGAGTTTGAAGTTTGATCCGAGCAGCAGTGAAGACGTAAATCTCTCCATTTCTCTCAGAGTGTGATGGAAAGCGGTGAAGTCGTCTCTActcccctctcctcttccttctcctcctccgccGTCCTTCCCTCCACTCCTCGCTCCGCCATCAGGCCGCTCAGCGCCTCCTACAGGAGCTCCGGCAGCGACTACCAGGTAACCTCAGCCTGGTCCTGCTCGTGGAGCCGTCTTGATTGAAACAACATCTCTGCTGGTTGACTAAATCCGTGTCCGTCTTTAGGTGgtagcagacagacagacgccCAGGAAGGACGACAGCTTTGTTTCCAAAGCGATGGAGTACATGTTCGGCTGGTGAAAGCTGCAGCCACAGAAGAGAGGGTGTGATTGAGAGAGGAACAGATTCACTACAATGTGCTGTTGTatgcgtgcgcgtgtgtgtgtgtgtgttaagatTGAGGATCAGGTCGTCTGCttttatattctgtatttttaatgtCTTTGTCTCAataaatttgtttgttttattttaatgttgatttatATGCACAATAGCTAAAGAGAAGAGtgaaataaacctttattagtcCCACAGTTGGGAAATCCACAACATGAGACATTTTTTTACTTCTGAAGTACTCAAGATAAGAACAAATGAGGCAGAAGTCAAAGGAAAAGCTCCAAACCATGTTAGAGGATGTTTCTTATCCGTTTAAACAATCCGAATTAATGACAAAGAGTTCCCCAAAAAATATATTGTCTTATGAAAAAAATAAGTTCCTGTAGCTCAGCTTGTCCCAGGTTAGGGGTAAGTTGCACATTATGGGTGTTAAATGATCATCAAATTGGATCTAAATGAGAAATAAaaggcttttgtttgttttgcaaagTTTCTTAATGAAAGCTTAACATAAATTTCAAAAAGATGACACCAAAGTTGTAATTTTCCCCAGACAGAAAGATTGGAGAATAAAACTAGATGAATGAACGAACGAATATCTCTGAAACTGAAACAAATGTTTCTGAATCAAAAACTGCTGCACATATTAAATTAGACATGATTCAATCTATTTTGAAAGCAAAACCAGtaattttttaaaggtttttttttttttcagaactttCAAATTAACCTAAATCTGCAGCCTGAGGACCAGTTCAAATAACTTTTAAACTTTCAGTGAAATATGGCTGTTACCCAACCTCCTTCCTGGCTAAGCTGACCACACAGTGTTGGTCTTTTCTTATCCCACAGTTGGTaatatgaaaaaagaaaaatattccgCAACATATAAGAtttctttattgtcatgtatacacgAATGTTAACACAAAATTACTCCTCCACATTTGACCCATCtgggttggcacctgttgaacacacacgcacacagtcacacactcatggagacagatgccattcactggagcggtgggcagccaatcacagcatcCAGGGAGCATTAAATTAAACTGAACTAATATAAGCAGTCAGTGAACACTGACGAAATTTGAAATTGCATTGCTTGTATTTTTCAGACTGAGCAGATACTGGGTCACATTATTTTACTTGTTCACTGAGTGAAACATCTGGCCCGTCCTCTTTAATCCATCAAACAGACGCTTGTGAAATTAactgaaaatgcaaaggagCAGCAGAATTGTTGTTGCAAAGAGTTTTCATATTTAAAACATTTGGTGATGACATGAAAATGGTATTTTAATCATGTAGATATTAAGCAAATCCACATTAGTGTTAATAGGAAATAAAAAGTTGAATTGTTGCTGCctcaaaatgacatttttaataaaaatgCAGCAAAATTTGCGATAAAATAGTTGTTTGGATGCTGGAGGATGGAGACATTAATGTGTCCAGCAGATGGAGCCACGTGTTCTGACATTCAAACCTCGAGTATGAACACATGTCAGTAAAAAGTCCTTTAACATGGGATTAAAACCCCAGAGAGAGCAAATGTTCCCAGAAGCAGGAGAGAAGAGCCACTAAGAGCAGAAAGACTCAAATATTCAGTTTAAAGACcataaaaaataacatttaTAAGGAGTTTCAAAGAGTGGGCACCTCCAACTCTAAGTTTTATATCAAGTTAAGCAACATTTTTTGAGTGGGAAGGCGCTCCTTTGTGCTTGACCTGATTATACACGCACACACTGTGCCAGTGAATGACGAACAGAGGATGACTAATAACACAATGCTCCAGTTTAAAGACCAATGGTATCAGGAATCAAATGTCTCACTCAAGCAAAAGTAGCAACGCCACAGTGGCGCAATTCAGGATAACGTCATCACTATGCAACTGGATCTGAATGCATTAATCAGTGCATTTCTTCAGTGTTGCAGCAGTTCAACTTGGGGTTCATATCTTTTCATGCTTATTCTGTTATATTGAGAATTTTAGCAAAGTCCCAGAGGAAATGGAGATCAGTCAAAGTGCATTTTAACAGCAGATTGAGGCTGGATAGAAATAAAGCACCCTTATTATTGGTTGCTTGTTTATTAAACACTGCAAAAGCATTTGCATTTTGCATAGTCTTGCTTCACTGTGTTTCATTGCCTGTGTCTTTTTCTCATCACATTTCATAGCAGCGACACTTTATGATTTCCCTCTGGATCGTATTTTTTAGGTAGTCAGTGGCTTGCTTGCCATACATTGAATGTAATAATGTCAGCATGATGTAGCTCTTTGGTGTCTGTATCTGCTTTGCTCATTGTCATGTTGATCACTTACTTTAGTGAAACACATTCACTTCTCAAGTCATTTTTTTAGGAACTGTGGTATACACAGTTTGTTCCTTAAAGTTTCTATTTTAGTATCAACACGATTCTGCAAACTAAAGCTATTAAATGTCCTGTATGTAATAGAATAACAAGTTCTGTATTTCCCTCTGAAGTGTTGCTACTTGAATTTagtataaatataataaaaaaaacaatgaaagctGAAGTATCTGACACCTTTACAGCTCTTCAGTGAAAGGTTATAGTAGATTTCATGCCTTCCAAAAACATCCGCGTTTTATATGAAGACACACAGGCTGCTTTCCAGTCTTTTTTGCTTTATTCATGTGAGTTTGCATGATGGGTAAGTTCCTCTTTAGCAGCTCCTCTTCATCGCACATCATGATCGAATTATAATCAATTAACCTTTAACCCTGCAGCCAATTACCTTTGGGGTGCCTTATCCCAGCAGCATATGTTCTTCTCTGGCCTCCTCAATTTACTGGTGCGGCGCAGAACGAGGGATAAATGACGAGAGCAGGACGCACAGTCTGTCCTGCATTCTGTACAGAGGGCTCATTGCTGGAGAATCAAAAGTCAGGCTTTGGCTGAGAGTGGAACAGATGCAGGACGACTGGGCAAGGCTTTGGCTGAGCTTATGCTCAACCCTGCCTCGCCTCATAAAGGAAGACAGATGATCGGGAAATCCCCCTAAATTTCCTGCTTTCGTCGTCTACTTTGGAAAAATATttgcataaattaaaatgtaccAAAGTAAAATCAATTACTCTTTCTGTCCCTTCACCTTGTGCATAATTTAGCCACTTGCATGACTTTAGAGAAAGTTTTAGCTCTGCTGTTTGCAACTTGCCTTTTGGAATCAGACACTCCAAAGCTCTTCtgtggatgttggctgccttttggtCTGTTCTCTCATAAGATGATCCCAATAATGTCACTGATTTTGAGTCTACTTCTTGTGCCAGTTGGCATACTTCAGtccttttctccctgttcccGTTCATTAAGAATAGCTTCTGTGATGGCCACCTTTCCATTTGTGATTAGACTTAGGTTAACAGTAAATGGATCAACAGAAGCGtctctcaggtcctgtttcacatctttgttggattttttcCGTCGTTTTCTGAAGGACCTCAGTTTCAGATACCGTTCATCTGTTGTTGATAGTTTCAGGTTTCTTAGGCctgccacttcttcttttgtcccccACAGTTTCCTCCTTTTccaaggacacactgcacacgaTGCTGACCTTTttggtgcaaaaatactattttctgtctgtcgaactgtgttatctgttatatattttttttcatgttttcattgaTGTGACTAAAGAAACTGGAACAAATCGTGTGTTTTTGTGAAAAGCTGCTAGTAACACAGTGTCAAAAGATTTTAAGAAAAGAGTTCTTTGCTGAGTTGTCTGTTATTTGTAGACAGTAACTACCCAGGTTAATCTATTTAGTTAGGTGTaatttttatgcttgaatgattcataagtAAGTGTTAAGTGGCTAAAATGGTCAGCTACAAGAACTGGACAgacaatgagtgaaaaagctgccaatgtagaaaagaaaaactctgaaagaccttcagaaaaccCAGTGAAGAACACTATAAGCTTATAAGAAAGTATGGCTGCCTGGAagcaaaatattaataaatgaGAGGTGGATCATGACTTCTGCACAGTACTGTTGGCAAAATAAGGAATAAAGAAGCAAAGGACAGGCACTGGTGCAATGTCGTatcattccaaaaaaattgTGTGGTACATTTGGTTCCAAAGGAAAATGGAGACCACAGTGCCTAATCTAAAATATTTTTGGTTTCTATTACAAAATGGCAAAACTGGGAAAATATTGGAAAATATTCAATGTAATATAATTGAATGTATCGGTCCAGATTGTTTAAAGATATGACAGATATTCTAGCAACTAGTATATGTATTACTTTGTTCCAGGAAATGATGAGTGTAGGGGAAACGGGGCAAATGTTTTCTATTCTGCTTTCTCTACTCCTGGGCATAACAATCAGAGctggtggaaagaaaaaaaaaaagataaaacatcgCGATATTTGGCAATCAGACCGCGGGCCTGAGGTTACAGAGGGGATATCTCGCGCTACCTGAGCACTCGGCACCTCATTCCACCACGGTCAAGCCTTCCGGAAAGGGGTTTATGCTTAACAGCTCCGCAGTAATAATTTCGTTTTGAAACTCGATCGGAATTTGTATTTATAAGAAACaacaaattttatttatttaaagtaaACGTACTCGTCTATCATACTTGACCGTTCACCGTCGTTCAATATCGTAATTTGTACAGATAAACGGAAAGCTAAGTTAACGTTCAACCGGTTTTGCTAACAAAGAAAATCCTTTCTCTTCAGAAATAATCCCCCACTACTCTCTTTAGTTATGAGTCATGTGGTCGTTGATAATCCACACGGTCTAGATCAGCAGGTAAGTGATTTTaccttctttgtttttctcataATTTCTCGTAATTTTCCGTTACGCTCATGTAGTTTCGAGGAGGAAACCGGGAGCTTCGTTAGCTAAGCCGCTAGCGGTGAGCTAAGCTAACGCAATGGCTGCTAAAATGGAGTCGCAGCAGAGAGGATTGTGATGGCGGAACTCGTTACGTTGTGCTAGAAAACTCTGTGTtgaagcttctcaagagtttgtCTTGGCACTTTCATTAGCCATAAACCACAACCCAGCATTATATTGTAATCTAGGGCTTTACAATCGATGAAAACTTAACAGAAGTCATGGAAAATTACAGGTTTAGCTGGCCTGTAAAACCCGGCCGGCATCCTACCGAAGGAGCCCGGCTAATGTGAGGCCTTCCGAGCCTGAAACGTGGCGCAGGAAAAAATGTTGGCTCCAGTTTTTAGCGGCCATCAGTGCTTTTCTGCGCGTTAGAAATGCCTCCCATGTGATGGTACTGAATAAACCAACCTTCCACGTTTTAAAGCGTgttatttgatatttttcagtAACATTTTATCAGAAATTGGGGACCCCAGTTTCAGTAACCCGGATaccacgggggggggggggggggggggggaagggtATTTGTATTCTCATCAAAAGACTTCTAATGTCACGTGAAACAACAATTTGATACTCCTTGTGGTTAATTTCGTGTAAATTAATTATAGAAGTTTACATCGACCTACATCATATTTGTTGTTGAAAATTTCCCACTATACTCTTGATATGGCTACTTAACCTAAAAAGCTACTATTAAAATTGTAAttttacctttttttctttcttttcttttttttttgctaaaatgACAGTTAACTTTTAATGGGTTTTATGCCACATAAATATTTACTCTGGCATAATTTTGTCCGAACTTTTGGTTTGATAGAATCAGGACACAACATAGATATTTGGTAATGTCGACTTTTATTGATTCACTTTAAATCATTTGGGACTTTTATGTTAAACCACTGGAAAGCTGTACATTTCATGTTTGATTTCATGTAGAGTAATTGTGCTGGTTGATACTTACAAGCTTAATTAGTTAGATTTATGgactttttggtttgtttgatttgatatttaatctgtttctttttttgtagctTGCTGCCCTAGACTTGAACTCTCCTGACGGACAAGGCGGAGGAACTGGCAGTAAGTAATAAAACATGTCCTGTGTAATCGTGACTTACATGACCACGTTAAAAGAAGATGGtagacctttttttctttccctcaaGGTGCACATTTGGATGCTTTTATTACAGTGTCTATTGGATGCAGTGAGAAAATACCTCTTTGGTATAATCAAGCTTAAAGTTATTTAAAAGAATATTTAGCGAGTTATTTTGCTCAGCATTTTAGACAACTCTTCATAGGTTTTACCTAAGAGTTTGAATACACCATACCTGGTGTATAGGACATGTTATTCCTTATAACAAGTCTTCAACTGTTAGCCTTGTTTGATGGTGTTTGCCATTTAGCTTTAATTTAAGTTGCATAGTAAACTTTATACTAGAAAACAttctctttagttttttttgtctttgcggGGAATGCATTGCTTTCCACTTGACTGCTTTGTTGATAGACAAGATGTAGGATATAACACAATCCCACAGACTAAGAGTGTTTTATCTCCATCCAGGGCGTTACATTCCACCTCACCTGAGGAACAAAGATGCCGGTAAAAATGGTGAGTTCTGTAATAATCTCCTCAGCCACCGTCAGAGCAGCTGGAGGTTTTTCTTAATGTTAAAGGGATGTTTTGAGGGTTTTGTAGTACTTAAGAGTAATTGGTGTTTTACTTGTAGTAGACAGCTGTTGGTGCATTCTCACTCTGGAGAAACAATACAATATAACACGTGCTCAGGTTTTGTAACATTTTCAAAAGTgtggttgttttttaaatggtaAAATAGCTCTTTGGTAGCCCCGTTCTTAGTAGCTTTTAAGTGTAATTCGTCTCTTAGGAAACCCGTTTTGATTCTCTAAACTGGGAACTTTGCTGTCTACTGCGGGTAAGGCACCACCAGGCATGTTACATGAcgttagaagaagaaaaaaagcaaattaTGGCATTGGTCTGACCGAAGCTAAGCTTTTAAATGCATGTAAATATCATACTTCGACCATAATCTTTTAAAATCGAGCCAGATTAACGCACCCAGATGCAACTGGGGTTCAAATCACTATAGACTCAGATGAGCCCAGTGCTCTAAACCTTCTCCAAAGTTCAGTCTTTTTGTAGAAGCACTtaagtttatattagtgcagctaaattcccaataaagctctaattcacatatttttctgtttcttttgtcagatggctTAACTTGTCAGAAATTGTGATTGAACATTAGCCCATTAAGTCTACTTGTGAAGTTGCATTTACTTTCAGCTACACTTGCATGTACGATCccacagaggaaaaaaagtttaaacataCTTCATTCTATAACTGAATTCTTTTCCCTTGCATGAATACTGGGAATAGGACAGTGGTTCAACTAAATGACCAGGTCGACCTCTAACAATAAATCTTCTGTGTATGTAACTGTGCTGACTGAATACTCATAAGAGTTACAAAAAACCCACTAAAAGAAAGCAAACAAACGTCCCTCTCAAGGCCCATCAGAGCATGGTAAAAGCAAGCACAATTGAGAAGAAAATTGGTGAGGCTTTACATGATATGTTTCATAACATATTGATCTTTACCAGTCAAGACAAAAGCAATTCAGCATAATTTTTGTTAGAACATTTAAGGTTTCTTACTGGTGCACAGAGTGAGAGACAGCCATGTCAAATTGGTTTCAATGCCTGTGCATAAAAGCTTATTTTGGCACTGCTAAAGTAGGGCAAGTGGTATCATATGTTGGCTTTAGCCTTGACTTTTACCCCAGACTGCTCACAAGTAGGAGAATGGGGCTAATTCAAATTGGTCCGAATGTTTTGAACTATTTCCAAATGGGTAATTTATCCTCAACTTTATTCTTTGGCTGGTGCAACGTCTCACAATTTAACAAGAGGAGTGCTGGCTGTTGGCTGCTCTGATAAGGTGAATTGTGTAGGGTGGGTgggtttatatattttttttttagtcaggtTTTTTTGTAGCAGGGATTGGGAAAATGTTTAGCTTCTTAAAGCTTTTAAAAAGGCACATTGTGACTGCCATACTCAGCCAGATCATTTTACATGAAACAAACTTGGAATCATGGTACTGTGTCATTGCACACTTGACCTTTTTTCTCGTTTTACTGTTTTCTTATTCCACAGCAGGAAATTCTTATTCCGCTGGTAGACAGTGCGGTTATTCAGTGGCACCAGTAAATTTCTGTAAGTCCCTTCTGTCTGCTTTCGCTGAGGGCAACTTGCATTTCCAGATGCATGAAATAGCCATTTTACACACCAGCAAAGCCAGTGCGAATGGGGAGAGGATTATGTTAGATCCATATGGTAAAAGTTGATGATAAGCTTACTATTAATTGATGTGCTTCACTCTGCTGAAATGCTTGTTGTCAAAAATAGAAAACGACCATTTGAATTCAGTACAAGCTTGTTGAATATATGCTTTAAATTAAAAATTGAGTTTTTAATCTTTTGAAGCAAAATATAGATTcacttaattaatttttttccaatttaCCCTCATGCCCATATTTCACCTGCGATGTCCCCCAAGTTTCCCTTAAGCAGTTCCCACAACCATGG contains:
- the nup35 gene encoding nucleoporin NUP35; the protein is MELQVGTEPMSLGSPTSPKTASGAQFLPGFLMGDLPAPASPQPRPFSLSTPILESTSAHRGGGSALQPVVPTPKDKSGAPPVRSIHHDMVTVGTPLSAHRQSFPVMHTPLSAHQASTPGTGVQQLCMSPAQVDPFYSQGESLSSEDQLDQTWVTVFGFPPASASYILLQFAQYGNILKHKMASPGNWMHLQYQSRLQARKALSKDGKVFGDSIMVGVKPCIDKSVMESGEVVSTPLSSSFSSSAVLPSTPRSAIRPLSASYRSSGSDYQVVADRQTPRKDDSFVSKAMEYMFGW